The following are from one region of the Treponema denticola genome:
- the ligA gene encoding NAD-dependent DNA ligase LigA, translating into MAKEKRILDLEKTIKKHQDLYYNAQPEISDAEFDALWDELKALDPQNKLFFTVPLESTDGFAKSEHIIPMGSQEKAADPPSFEAWALKMPFKEYIVQYKMDGASLELQYEEGHFVRAVTRGDGKIGDDITENVLKMKGLIKDITVNEGTAAADGAKPFSGGIRCEVIMLRSIHQKYFKDKANCRNAANGLMKKKNGELCEHLNLFAYDAVQGSIGRPFTGDDPFKTESEKLVWLKKAGFNCVEVKYCKSIAEVIEYRAHVMDIRPSLDYDIDGLVIKNDTIDPEDMKRARPEKQIAFKFSLEEAVTVLKEIEWSESGATYTPIALIEPVRLAGTTVKRASLANPNIIKALNLKIGSRVVVTKRGEIIPKIEALAENPPDVKEIEYPDTCSVCGSPLTNEGTRLYCPNMSCPKLIHHRIEKWISVLDIRDFGITLIKRLFEMGRVNSITDLYTLTVEELAAIDRMGKLSAEKVYKALHSKKEISLTKFIAGFDIEGIGETMVEKLEEAGFNDLNELLGASEADFANVYQFGQVLSHTLVTNLSILKDEMTGLIDKGYIKIKPPLTSEEGAVLKGLSFCFTGELNTMKRAQAEALVKEKGGTVKSSVVKGLSYLVTNTPDSGSSKNKKAQELGTAIITEEAFLNLIGKV; encoded by the coding sequence ATGGCAAAAGAAAAAAGAATTTTAGACCTTGAAAAGACCATAAAAAAACATCAAGACCTTTATTATAATGCCCAGCCTGAAATTTCGGATGCGGAATTCGATGCTCTTTGGGATGAATTAAAAGCACTGGATCCTCAAAATAAACTTTTTTTTACGGTTCCGCTGGAATCTACCGATGGATTTGCAAAGTCGGAACATATTATTCCTATGGGAAGTCAAGAAAAGGCTGCCGATCCGCCTTCATTTGAAGCTTGGGCCTTAAAGATGCCCTTTAAAGAATATATCGTGCAATATAAAATGGACGGGGCAAGTCTTGAGCTTCAATACGAAGAAGGGCATTTTGTGCGTGCCGTTACCAGAGGCGACGGAAAAATCGGGGACGATATAACCGAGAATGTACTTAAAATGAAAGGGCTGATAAAAGACATTACTGTAAATGAGGGGACTGCCGCAGCTGATGGGGCTAAACCCTTTTCGGGCGGAATAAGGTGCGAGGTTATAATGCTCCGTTCCATTCATCAAAAATACTTTAAAGATAAGGCTAATTGCCGAAATGCAGCCAACGGGCTTATGAAAAAAAAGAACGGAGAATTGTGCGAACACCTAAATCTTTTTGCCTATGATGCCGTTCAAGGAAGTATAGGCCGCCCTTTTACGGGAGATGACCCCTTTAAAACCGAGTCCGAAAAACTCGTCTGGCTTAAAAAAGCGGGCTTTAATTGTGTTGAAGTAAAATACTGTAAAAGTATTGCTGAAGTAATAGAATATAGGGCTCATGTTATGGATATCCGCCCTTCCTTGGACTATGACATAGACGGCCTTGTAATAAAAAACGATACAATCGATCCCGAGGACATGAAAAGAGCCCGTCCAGAAAAGCAGATAGCTTTTAAGTTCAGCTTGGAAGAAGCGGTTACCGTCCTAAAAGAAATCGAATGGAGCGAGTCGGGGGCTACCTATACCCCCATAGCCCTTATCGAGCCTGTACGCCTTGCCGGTACTACGGTAAAAAGAGCAAGCCTTGCAAACCCGAACATAATCAAGGCTCTAAACTTAAAAATCGGAAGCAGGGTAGTGGTAACCAAGAGGGGGGAGATAATCCCAAAGATAGAAGCCCTTGCAGAAAATCCTCCAGATGTTAAAGAAATAGAATATCCCGATACCTGTTCCGTATGCGGCAGTCCTCTTACCAATGAGGGTACAAGGCTTTATTGCCCCAACATGAGCTGCCCTAAACTTATCCATCACCGAATCGAAAAATGGATAAGCGTTCTCGATATAAGGGATTTCGGTATAACCCTCATAAAAAGACTTTTTGAGATGGGACGGGTTAATTCAATCACCGATTTATATACCCTCACTGTCGAAGAACTGGCAGCTATAGACCGAATGGGAAAGCTTTCTGCCGAAAAGGTCTATAAGGCCCTCCATTCCAAAAAAGAAATAAGCTTAACTAAATTTATTGCCGGCTTCGATATTGAGGGAATCGGCGAAACAATGGTTGAAAAACTTGAAGAAGCGGGTTTTAATGATTTGAATGAGCTTCTTGGAGCCTCGGAAGCCGACTTTGCAAATGTTTATCAGTTCGGGCAGGTTCTATCCCATACCTTAGTAACAAATCTTTCGATCTTAAAAGATGAGATGACCGGATTGATAGATAAGGGTTATATAAAAATTAAACCTCCGCTTACATCGGAAGAGGGGGCAGTTTTAAAGGGCTTAAGTTTCTGTTTTACTGGGGAGCTTAACACGATGAAGAGGGCTCAGGCTGAAGCCTTGGTAAAAGAAAAGGGGGGAACTGTAAAATCTTCCGTTGTAAAGGGCCTAAGTTATCTTGTAACCAATACACCCGATTCGGGGTCATCTAAAAACAAAAAAGCCCAAGAATTGGGAACAGCAATCATAACCGAAGAGGCTTTTTTAAATCTTATTGGGAAGGTATAG
- a CDS encoding citrate lyase ligase translates to MTNLQKINLELKSQKEKFTALLKENGLIADSLESVYGIFDEADNLAACGGREKNILKCFAVKDEFKGLGLTDEILSALLKDAYGEGYKFFFIFTKRSSVSFFTGAGFINLASSDDSSLLYRGEKTVEEVLKNELFPYCPDSILESISDEGNAAIVMNANPFTLGHRYLIEKALDYCGSKSRLFVFAVETDKSFFSFNDRFMLIKKNTDDLKNVVVLPSSQFLISGATFPSYFLKEKSLISKNQTQLDARIFLKYFVPLFNIKIRFLGEEPLDPSTEIYNQTLLNELPPQCEVKIIKRKKTQNQQIISATQVRKAFQNNSLEEVRSFLPEITYNFLRSLKQKTN, encoded by the coding sequence ATGACTAATTTACAAAAAATTAACCTAGAGCTTAAAAGTCAAAAAGAAAAATTTACAGCTCTTTTAAAAGAAAATGGCCTTATTGCGGACTCCCTTGAAAGTGTTTACGGCATTTTTGATGAAGCCGACAATTTGGCCGCTTGCGGAGGGCGGGAAAAAAATATCTTAAAATGCTTTGCCGTAAAAGATGAATTTAAGGGCCTCGGTCTTACCGATGAGATTTTATCGGCCCTCTTAAAAGACGCTTACGGAGAAGGTTATAAGTTCTTTTTTATATTTACAAAAAGATCAAGCGTTTCTTTTTTTACGGGAGCAGGTTTTATAAACTTAGCCTCATCGGATGATTCTTCCTTATTATACAGGGGAGAAAAAACCGTAGAGGAGGTTTTAAAGAATGAGCTTTTTCCTTATTGCCCCGACAGTATACTTGAAAGTATAAGCGATGAGGGAAATGCAGCCATAGTTATGAATGCAAATCCCTTTACCCTCGGCCACAGATATTTAATAGAAAAAGCCTTAGACTATTGCGGAAGCAAGAGCCGCCTTTTTGTTTTTGCCGTTGAGACCGACAAAAGTTTTTTTTCTTTTAATGACCGTTTTATGCTTATCAAAAAAAATACGGACGACTTAAAAAATGTAGTAGTGCTTCCCTCATCTCAATTTTTAATAAGCGGAGCAACATTTCCGTCCTATTTTTTAAAAGAAAAAAGTTTAATAAGCAAAAATCAAACCCAGCTTGATGCAAGGATATTTTTAAAATACTTTGTACCTCTTTTTAATATTAAAATTCGCTTTTTGGGAGAAGAACCCTTAGACCCGAGTACCGAAATATATAATCAAACTCTATTGAATGAACTCCCTCCTCAATGTGAGGTAAAAATAATTAAGCGTAAAAAAACTCAAAATCAGCAAATCATTTCCGCAACGCAAGTTCGAAAGGCATTTCAAAATAATAGTCTTGAAGAAGTACGTTCCTTTTTACCGGAAATAACTTATAATTTTTTAAGGTCTTTAAAACAAAAAACTAATTGA
- a CDS encoding TIGR00282 family metallophosphoesterase has translation MNILYIAEITGKAGVWLVKTQLPNLKEKYKADFVIANANSATGSGGLGKQHAVYLKKLGIDCITSGDLIFQKKDLVDDLPKTPHVLRPFNLPSESPGNGWKIFNLKPNKKIAVVSVIGRIGHHKIMAENPFTETEKLVSRLKEEAHIIFVDFSSFATAEKQALGFLLSGKVSALIGSGTRVQTADECILENKTAYITDAGRTGSLNSVGGYAIEDKIREYRTCLPDFGKDAWARPVLQGLFIKTDDAGNAIEIKRIFEESELCKDTE, from the coding sequence ATGAATATTTTATATATTGCCGAAATTACAGGCAAGGCCGGTGTATGGCTAGTAAAAACACAACTTCCAAATTTAAAAGAAAAATATAAGGCCGATTTTGTTATTGCTAATGCAAATTCGGCTACAGGCTCGGGGGGGCTTGGAAAACAGCATGCAGTCTACTTAAAAAAGCTCGGTATCGACTGTATCACTTCAGGAGATTTAATCTTTCAAAAAAAAGACTTGGTAGATGACCTTCCTAAAACACCCCATGTACTACGCCCCTTTAATTTGCCGTCTGAATCTCCCGGCAACGGATGGAAGATTTTTAATTTAAAACCGAACAAAAAAATAGCCGTCGTTTCAGTCATCGGCAGAATAGGACATCACAAAATAATGGCTGAAAACCCCTTTACTGAAACCGAAAAACTTGTTTCCCGATTAAAAGAAGAAGCGCATATCATCTTTGTGGATTTTTCCTCTTTTGCAACAGCAGAAAAACAAGCCCTAGGCTTTTTGCTTTCAGGCAAGGTTTCAGCCCTGATCGGATCGGGAACAAGGGTGCAGACAGCCGATGAGTGTATTTTAGAAAATAAAACCGCCTACATAACGGATGCAGGCAGAACAGGAAGCCTTAATTCTGTGGGCGGATATGCGATTGAAGATAAAATAAGAGAATACCGCACCTGCCTTCCCGATTTCGGAAAAGACGCTTGGGCACGCCCCGTCCTTCAAGGCCTTTTTATCAAAACCGATGATGCGGGAAACGCAATAGAAATAAAAAGAATTTTTGAGGAGTCGGAACTTTGCAAAGATACGGAATAG
- the citX gene encoding citrate lyase holo-[acyl-carrier protein] synthase gives MSLSLLEKREKTDFFEKELLSRFPFKTLVVIRANIPGGKKGSIESNWIVYRIFLECKKKMAPLKIFHSYTDEEGLIFFLIVDAPPLEVKALSIKIEDDEALGRLADIDVLTAKKLFSRNDFSHENKRRKCFLCEKDAVICARNRTHSQKEIMDFILKKVHEDWFYDGDIFELLGNLTESSLLAELCRPLGFGCVTANSQGSHRDMDFLLMLKCIPLIGSAIKNLSGKDCESFEALREYGKKQEKKLFDLTGGVNTYKGALFLLLILNACTFRIIKEKKAFTDLSKEIADFSLPLKKDFELKACSPSSLQAFNNLGSGGVRGLALSGFAEHFQNWLPLYKKTFSEGGDFVKIIVKMIETTCDTTIIKRKGEKALLEVQKKAHSLLCIEEGPAQERAIKEFSEWCEKNNISTGGTADKIIILYNLKLIRESFV, from the coding sequence ATGAGTTTATCTTTATTGGAAAAAAGAGAAAAAACCGACTTTTTTGAAAAAGAACTTTTAAGCCGTTTTCCTTTTAAAACACTTGTAGTAATCAGGGCCAATATTCCGGGAGGAAAGAAGGGCTCAATCGAATCGAATTGGATTGTATACCGCATTTTTTTGGAATGTAAAAAAAAGATGGCTCCGCTAAAAATTTTTCATTCCTACACCGATGAAGAAGGCTTAATCTTTTTTTTGATTGTAGATGCTCCGCCCTTGGAAGTGAAGGCTTTAAGCATAAAAATTGAAGATGATGAAGCCCTAGGCCGCCTTGCCGATATCGATGTTTTAACTGCGAAAAAACTTTTTTCGCGTAATGATTTTTCCCATGAGAATAAGAGGCGGAAATGTTTTTTATGCGAAAAAGATGCCGTTATTTGTGCGAGGAACCGCACCCATTCCCAAAAAGAAATAATGGATTTTATCTTAAAAAAAGTTCATGAAGATTGGTTTTACGATGGAGATATTTTTGAACTTTTGGGTAATTTAACCGAAAGCTCCCTCCTTGCAGAGCTTTGCCGTCCATTGGGCTTCGGCTGTGTTACGGCTAATTCCCAAGGCTCCCACAGAGATATGGATTTTTTACTCATGCTAAAATGTATTCCTTTAATAGGGAGTGCAATTAAAAATTTAAGCGGAAAAGATTGCGAATCCTTTGAGGCCTTGCGTGAATACGGGAAAAAACAAGAAAAAAAACTTTTCGATTTAACGGGCGGGGTAAACACCTATAAGGGTGCCTTATTTTTGCTTCTTATCTTAAATGCCTGTACCTTCCGTATAATAAAAGAAAAAAAAGCCTTTACCGATTTAAGCAAAGAAATTGCAGACTTTTCTCTTCCCCTAAAAAAAGATTTTGAGCTTAAAGCCTGCTCCCCGTCTTCTTTACAAGCCTTTAATAATTTGGGGAGTGGGGGAGTGAGGGGCTTAGCCCTTTCAGGTTTTGCAGAACACTTTCAAAATTGGCTACCCCTCTATAAAAAAACTTTTTCGGAAGGCGGGGACTTTGTAAAAATTATTGTTAAGATGATTGAAACTACCTGCGATACTACAATTATAAAACGCAAGGGCGAAAAAGCCCTACTTGAAGTACAAAAAAAAGCTCACAGTCTCCTTTGCATAGAGGAAGGGCCGGCTCAAGAAAGAGCTATAAAAGAATTTTCCGAATGGTGCGAAAAAAACAATATCTCCACAGGCGGAACGGCAGATAAGATTATTATTTTGTATAATCTGAAGCTGATAAGGGAGAGTTTTGTTTGA
- a CDS encoding tetratricopeptide repeat protein: MQESAQFFNDTGVSMSMQGFHNEAIACLKKGLALEPDNSLMWLNLGLSYYAAKRQNDSKFALFQSLKYNPYEADAWDSLGLVLFETGDIDQAERAFESAIKLEPENGRVWNNYGTVLFNKENYRAARRAFESAVTLDPEMGDAVFNLRDTYLELGMNDLAERCNKILKEMDYQE, encoded by the coding sequence ATGCAAGAATCGGCTCAATTTTTTAACGATACGGGAGTAAGCATGTCTATGCAGGGCTTTCACAATGAAGCTATAGCCTGCTTAAAAAAAGGGCTTGCCCTTGAACCCGATAACAGCCTGATGTGGCTCAACCTAGGTTTGAGCTACTATGCCGCTAAAAGGCAAAACGACAGTAAGTTTGCCCTTTTTCAGTCCTTAAAATACAATCCCTATGAGGCTGACGCTTGGGATTCATTAGGGCTTGTTTTATTTGAAACGGGAGACATCGATCAGGCAGAAAGAGCCTTTGAAAGCGCTATAAAACTGGAGCCCGAAAACGGAAGGGTTTGGAATAATTACGGAACGGTTTTGTTTAATAAGGAAAACTATAGGGCTGCACGGAGAGCCTTTGAATCGGCCGTTACACTTGACCCTGAAATGGGAGATGCGGTTTTTAACTTGCGTGATACCTATCTTGAATTGGGAATGAATGATTTGGCTGAAAGATGCAATAAAATTTTAAAAGAGATGGATTATCAAGAATAA
- a CDS encoding polyprenyl synthetase family protein — translation MMELKNRLEHIEKTLDCFLPEKINSSWISQSFGELAYGLPDGFFLNIINPVRDLVKRGGKRWRPLLCVLSCELAEGDPEKAYPLTPLIEFCHTASLVHDDIEDKSDTRRGAPAAHIKYGLDTALNSASWLYFEALNPLINYETSESVRAVIYSLYSQNLRRLHLGQSMDIGWHSNPDIIPSVDEYITMISLKTGSLAKLAGELGFIAAGRPINEVLEYGKLMTDMGIGFQILDDVKNITEGNAGKRRGDDIVEGKKSLPLIFYTEENPEGAEKIKLLFKQASKEGIESPAVEASISAICSSKAVKRAEDYGKKIVEASLIKLQNNYKQNEAKELIFDLFNTILR, via the coding sequence ATGATGGAATTAAAAAATAGGCTTGAACATATAGAAAAAACTCTCGATTGTTTTTTGCCCGAAAAAATAAATTCTTCGTGGATTTCTCAAAGTTTCGGCGAATTAGCTTACGGCTTGCCGGACGGCTTTTTTTTGAATATCATCAATCCTGTAAGGGATTTGGTAAAACGCGGAGGAAAAAGGTGGCGCCCCCTTCTATGTGTTCTTTCATGCGAACTTGCAGAAGGCGATCCCGAAAAGGCCTACCCCCTTACCCCCCTCATCGAATTTTGTCATACGGCAAGCCTCGTCCATGACGATATAGAGGATAAATCCGATACCCGCAGAGGGGCTCCTGCGGCTCACATAAAATACGGGCTTGATACGGCTTTAAATTCCGCCTCATGGCTTTATTTTGAAGCCCTTAATCCCCTGATAAATTATGAAACGTCCGAATCCGTAAGGGCCGTAATATACTCGCTTTACTCGCAAAATTTAAGAAGGCTTCATTTAGGGCAGTCTATGGACATAGGCTGGCATTCAAATCCCGATATAATTCCGTCAGTTGACGAATACATAACTATGATAAGCCTGAAAACAGGCTCTCTTGCAAAGTTGGCAGGAGAATTAGGCTTTATAGCTGCCGGTAGACCTATCAATGAAGTTCTGGAATACGGAAAACTTATGACCGATATGGGTATAGGTTTTCAGATATTGGACGATGTAAAAAATATTACTGAAGGCAACGCCGGTAAAAGGCGGGGCGATGACATAGTTGAAGGCAAAAAAAGCCTTCCTCTAATTTTTTATACGGAAGAAAATCCTGAAGGTGCCGAAAAAATAAAGCTTTTATTTAAGCAGGCTTCAAAGGAAGGTATAGAATCTCCTGCAGTCGAAGCCTCGATTTCGGCTATTTGTTCTTCAAAGGCTGTAAAAAGGGCAGAAGATTACGGCAAAAAGATTGTAGAAGCTTCATTGATAAAGCTTCAAAATAATTACAAACAAAACGAAGCAAAAGAACTTATCTTCGATTTGTTTAACACGATATTGAGGTAG
- a CDS encoding fumarate hydratase yields the protein MHIVEAKKITEEVKRMAIEAAYYLPQDVLTSLKMSREAEKWSLARDTLDQIIENADIAKNTNSPMCQDTGMAVVFVTIGQDVHIEGGYIEDAINEGVRQGYTEGYLRKSVVADPVYNRVNTKDNTPAVIHYNIVPGDKLHIMFAGKGFGSENMSRLGMLKPSDGLEGVKKFILETVELAGPNPCPPIVVGVGIGGTVDKVTLIAKKALMRPMDSYNPDPFYADLEKEMLEKVNALGIGPQGYGGKTTALRVLIETYPTHIAGLPICVNINCHATRHKEVTL from the coding sequence ATGCACATTGTAGAAGCAAAAAAAATTACGGAAGAGGTTAAAAGGATGGCTATTGAAGCCGCTTATTATCTTCCTCAAGATGTATTGACAAGTTTAAAGATGTCGCGGGAAGCCGAAAAATGGAGCTTAGCCCGTGATACTCTCGACCAGATTATAGAAAACGCCGATATTGCAAAAAATACGAATTCGCCCATGTGCCAAGATACGGGAATGGCCGTAGTTTTTGTTACGATTGGGCAAGACGTTCACATTGAAGGCGGCTATATTGAAGATGCTATAAATGAGGGCGTAAGACAGGGCTATACGGAAGGTTATTTAAGAAAATCCGTTGTTGCCGATCCCGTTTACAACAGGGTAAACACAAAGGATAATACACCTGCCGTAATCCATTATAATATCGTACCCGGCGATAAACTTCATATTATGTTTGCAGGAAAGGGCTTCGGCTCAGAGAACATGTCCCGCCTTGGAATGCTTAAACCCTCCGACGGCCTTGAGGGGGTAAAAAAATTCATATTGGAAACTGTAGAACTTGCAGGCCCTAACCCCTGTCCTCCCATAGTTGTAGGTGTAGGAATAGGCGGTACCGTAGATAAGGTAACCTTAATAGCAAAAAAAGCCTTGATGAGACCTATGGATAGTTATAATCCCGATCCTTTCTATGCAGACCTCGAAAAAGAAATGCTTGAGAAAGTCAACGCCTTAGGTATAGGCCCCCAAGGTTACGGAGGCAAGACTACGGCTTTAAGGGTTTTAATCGAAACCTATCCCACACATATTGCAGGTCTTCCTATTTGTGTAAATATAAACTGTCATGCAACACGCCATAAGGAAGTTACTTTATAA
- a CDS encoding SoxR reducing system RseC family protein, with protein sequence MQRYGIVTSVWTDKNNVEKINIDLDNSKTENACSIKQKDCYAVKSCATCGGCGFAGKNKEKGLLAVSGNKITALNNSGRNLKKGDFVIVEINETQTRIQTLSSVILPLLLAFVFSLSSYLIFYTEKAAVGGLFLGLLTGTALAFLLKNKMGDKALPQVINN encoded by the coding sequence TTGCAAAGATACGGAATAGTTACATCAGTGTGGACTGATAAAAACAATGTAGAAAAGATAAACATAGATTTGGATAATTCAAAGACCGAAAACGCCTGCTCCATAAAACAAAAAGATTGCTATGCGGTAAAAAGCTGTGCAACTTGCGGAGGCTGCGGTTTTGCCGGCAAAAATAAGGAAAAGGGGCTTTTGGCAGTCAGCGGAAATAAGATTACGGCCTTAAACAATAGCGGAAGAAATTTAAAAAAGGGAGACTTCGTTATTGTAGAAATTAATGAAACCCAAACACGGATTCAAACCCTTTCTTCTGTTATTCTTCCCTTACTTTTAGCCTTTGTTTTCAGTTTGAGCTCCTACCTCATTTTTTACACCGAAAAAGCGGCTGTAGGAGGGCTTTTTTTAGGACTTTTAACGGGAACTGCCCTAGCCTTTTTATTAAAAAATAAAATGGGAGATAAGGCCCTGCCTCAAGTAATAAACAACTGA
- a CDS encoding Fe-S-containing hydro-lyase, with protein MSEMKKLTTPFTREDLKDVKAGDIVLLNGYIYTGRDAAHKRLCELLEKGEKLPIDVKGAVMYYVGPSPAKPGEPIGSAGPTTSYRMDAYTPQLLDEGLMAMVGKGKRNDEVVAKIIEHGACYFAAIGGAAALIKSRIKSAEVICYEDLGAEAVRKLYVEDFPVTCIIDSKGNNLYKLGREEYLKSLN; from the coding sequence ATGTCTGAGATGAAAAAACTTACAACACCATTTACAAGGGAAGATTTAAAAGATGTTAAGGCCGGAGATATTGTTTTATTAAACGGCTATATTTATACGGGAAGAGATGCAGCTCACAAACGCCTATGCGAACTTTTAGAAAAGGGAGAAAAACTCCCCATAGATGTAAAGGGGGCTGTCATGTACTATGTAGGACCGAGTCCTGCAAAGCCCGGAGAGCCCATAGGTTCTGCAGGGCCTACAACCAGTTACCGAATGGATGCCTATACACCTCAGCTTTTAGATGAGGGGCTTATGGCTATGGTCGGAAAAGGAAAAAGAAACGATGAGGTAGTTGCAAAAATAATAGAACATGGAGCTTGTTATTTTGCCGCCATAGGAGGAGCCGCTGCCTTGATTAAAAGCCGAATTAAATCGGCTGAGGTTATCTGCTATGAAGATTTGGGAGCTGAAGCTGTCCGTAAGCTATATGTTGAAGACTTTCCCGTAACCTGCATAATCGATTCCAAGGGGAACAACCTTTATAAACTGGGACGCGAAGAATACTTAAAAAGCCTAAACTAA
- a CDS encoding ABC transporter permease, with translation MENLQTKKLTVFELAKLNIKRKPFRTASLIILTAVLAFSLFAGSFLVKSLRGGMLSLSNRLGADIIVVPQGYDSKIESALLRGEPNSFYFDTEVVERVKKIEGVELASPQLFIATLSAGCCSFPLQIIGIDFDSDFNVKPWLKKQIKLPLLDNQIVAGSNISGDYNSQVKFFNQPFVIAGRLTKTGMGFDNSIFMTIENARKLAKEYERITQHPVAKNENLISSVMVRINPRYDAGEVAKKIREEFKGEEIYPLISKRMMTNISSSISSLNIYVYILIAILWILSFIVLAVSFSSIFNERKEEFGMLRIIGSTKKKLFELAVLESLMISMSGAIIGTVLSCLIMFLFNQAIVTGMKMPFLNPSFLWTFVCFLLTFALISVIGPLAALKTMYSFTKEEPALSKS, from the coding sequence ATGGAAAATTTACAAACAAAAAAACTGACCGTGTTTGAGCTTGCAAAATTAAATATTAAAAGAAAACCTTTTAGAACTGCAAGCCTAATTATTCTGACGGCTGTTTTAGCCTTTAGTCTTTTTGCAGGCAGTTTTTTGGTAAAAAGTTTAAGGGGCGGAATGTTGTCGCTTTCAAATCGTCTGGGTGCGGATATTATTGTCGTGCCCCAAGGTTATGACTCAAAGATTGAAAGCGCCTTATTGAGAGGGGAGCCTAATAGTTTTTATTTTGATACTGAAGTCGTAGAACGTGTAAAAAAAATTGAAGGGGTTGAACTTGCGTCTCCCCAGCTTTTTATTGCAACCCTCTCTGCAGGCTGCTGCTCTTTTCCTTTACAGATTATAGGTATCGATTTTGATTCAGATTTTAATGTAAAACCTTGGCTTAAAAAACAGATAAAACTTCCTCTTTTGGATAATCAAATTGTAGCCGGAAGTAATATATCCGGCGATTATAATTCTCAAGTAAAATTTTTTAATCAACCCTTTGTGATTGCAGGCCGTTTGACTAAAACGGGAATGGGCTTTGATAATTCTATTTTTATGACAATAGAAAATGCAAGGAAGCTTGCAAAAGAGTACGAAAGAATTACGCAGCATCCTGTTGCAAAAAATGAAAATTTGATTTCAAGTGTTATGGTAAGGATTAATCCGAGATATGACGCAGGTGAGGTAGCTAAAAAGATAAGAGAAGAATTTAAGGGAGAAGAAATTTATCCTTTAATATCAAAGAGGATGATGACAAATATATCTTCAAGTATTTCAAGCTTAAATATCTATGTTTATATCCTTATTGCGATCCTATGGATTCTTTCATTTATCGTGTTGGCTGTTTCTTTTTCTTCGATTTTTAATGAGCGTAAAGAAGAATTCGGAATGTTGAGGATAATAGGAAGTACCAAAAAGAAGTTATTTGAACTTGCGGTTTTAGAATCTCTTATGATAAGTATGTCGGGAGCAATTATAGGAACGGTTCTTTCATGTTTGATTATGTTTTTATTTAATCAGGCAATTGTTACAGGAATGAAGATGCCTTTTTTAAACCCTTCTTTTCTTTGGACATTTGTTTGCTTTCTTTTGACCTTTGCCCTTATTTCGGTAATAGGCCCCCTTGCAGCCCTTAAAACTATGTATAGTTTTACAAAAGAAGAACCGGCTTTATCAAAATCTTAA
- a CDS encoding DUF2259 domain-containing protein encodes MRKAMISFCFIFCSFFLFAGDIATFVNLGFSADGSKFAFGQYGLTDQTYRAYAEIYGVDVAENKFLPSGRFITSPTSETADKDSKNIFLSLLDRANPSLLKWKISDKNEGRAIYAATDSTINETTLIFKDFETNDEYKVMLYKDKKSNLEASFYIEVEIIKPNGNKIKKAAGQKGKTRSGVRDYAIKKVIIDNTNTSLIFVIEKHQYDKLGNSIRYMVETIKL; translated from the coding sequence ATGCGTAAAGCTATGATTTCTTTTTGTTTTATTTTTTGTTCTTTTTTTCTGTTTGCAGGCGATATTGCAACCTTTGTTAATTTAGGTTTTTCGGCTGACGGAAGTAAATTTGCTTTCGGGCAATACGGATTAACCGATCAAACCTACCGTGCCTATGCAGAAATTTATGGGGTAGATGTAGCAGAAAATAAGTTTTTACCTTCAGGACGCTTTATAACAAGTCCGACATCTGAAACGGCAGATAAAGACAGTAAAAATATATTTTTAAGCCTTTTGGATAGGGCAAATCCTTCTCTTTTAAAATGGAAGATAAGCGATAAAAACGAGGGAAGGGCTATTTATGCAGCTACGGATTCTACAATAAACGAAACTACCTTGATTTTTAAAGACTTTGAAACCAATGACGAGTATAAGGTGATGCTGTATAAGGATAAAAAATCCAATTTAGAAGCTTCTTTCTATATTGAAGTCGAAATCATCAAACCTAACGGCAATAAGATAAAAAAAGCAGCCGGTCAAAAAGGAAAAACCAGATCAGGAGTGCGGGACTACGCAATAAAAAAAGTAATTATCGATAACACAAACACAAGCCTCATCTTTGTAATCGAAAAACATCAATATGATAAACTTGGAAACTCCATCCGCTACATGGTAGAAACTATTAAGCTATAA